One genomic segment of Rivularia sp. PCC 7116 includes these proteins:
- the carB gene encoding carbamoyl-phosphate synthase large subunit: MPRRQDLQKILLLGSGPIIIGQACEFDYSGTQACKSLQEEGYEVVLVNSNPATIMTDPETADRTYIEPLTPELVEKVIEKERPDALLPTMGGQTALNIAVALAKNGVLDKYSVELIGAKLAAIEKAEDRQLFSDAMARIDVAICPSGTASSLEEARVIARNIGSYPLIIRPGFTMGGTGGGIAYNQEEFEQMAQAGIDASPVSQILIDQSLLGWKEYELEVMRDLADNVVIICSIENIDPMGIHTGDSITVAPAQTLTDKEYQRLRDIAIKIIREIGVETGGSNIQFAVNPMTGEVVVIEMNPRVSRSSALASKATGFPIAKIAAKLAVGYSLNEIKNDITKETPASFEPTIDYVVTKVPRFAFEKFPGSSSVLTTQMKSVGEAMAIGRTFNESFQKALRSLETGRAGWGCDRHEKLPSGEQIRAQLRTPNPERIFAVRHAMQLKISIEEIYELTGIDPWFLDKMQQLLDVEKFIKRNSLQQLTKEQLHEIKQYGFSDKQIAFATKTTEDEVREKRKQLGIIPVYKTVDTCAAEFEAFTPYHYSSYEEESEVIASDKPKVMILGGGPNRIGQGIEFDYCCCHAAYALKDAGYETIMVNSNPETVSTDYDTSDRLYFEPLTKEDVLNIIEAENPVGIIVQFGGQTPLKLALPLQEYLQASNSPQTQIWGTSPDSIDTAEDRERFEKILQELDITQPPNGIARTYEDALIVAKRIGYPVVVRPSYVLGGRAMEIVYSDAELERYMTFAVQVEPEHPILIDKFLENATEVDVDAIADSTGKVVIGGIMEHIEQAGIHSGDSACALPAISLPQAILEQIRTSTIKLAQALKVVGLMNVQFAIAGVQSYSPQVYILEANPRASRTVPFVSKATGVPIAKLASLIMSGKTLEELGFTKEVIPSHIAVKEAVLPFNKFPGTDTILGPEMRSTGEVMGIDSDFGKAYAKAEMAAGEHLPLSGTVFVSMNDRDKAAAIAVVKEFIQLGFSVMATSGTRRVLQENGLNIDPILKLHEGRPHVVDAIKNRQIQLIINTPSGQEAQSDGRLIRRMALSYKIPILTTIAGAKATLAAIRSLQNTNLDVKLIQDYCLVR; encoded by the coding sequence ATGCCCCGTCGTCAAGACCTTCAAAAAATATTATTATTAGGTTCTGGTCCAATAATTATTGGACAAGCATGTGAGTTCGATTATTCTGGAACCCAAGCCTGTAAATCTTTGCAGGAAGAAGGTTACGAAGTTGTGTTGGTTAATTCTAACCCAGCAACAATTATGACCGATCCAGAAACGGCTGACCGTACTTATATTGAGCCACTAACCCCGGAATTAGTAGAAAAAGTCATTGAAAAAGAGCGTCCTGATGCTTTACTGCCTACGATGGGAGGACAAACTGCTCTCAACATAGCTGTAGCTTTGGCAAAAAATGGTGTTTTAGATAAATACAGTGTTGAGTTGATTGGGGCAAAATTAGCAGCTATTGAAAAAGCTGAAGACAGACAGCTATTTAGCGATGCAATGGCACGAATTGACGTTGCAATCTGCCCTAGTGGTACAGCCTCGTCTTTGGAGGAAGCTAGGGTAATAGCTAGAAATATTGGCAGCTATCCGTTGATTATCCGCCCAGGTTTTACTATGGGCGGAACAGGTGGCGGTATTGCTTATAATCAAGAAGAATTTGAACAAATGGCGCAAGCTGGTATTGATGCTTCACCCGTATCGCAAATTCTTATCGATCAATCTTTGTTGGGTTGGAAGGAATACGAATTAGAAGTAATGCGCGATTTAGCAGATAATGTGGTGATTATCTGCTCGATTGAAAATATCGATCCAATGGGAATTCATACGGGAGATTCTATTACTGTTGCTCCCGCACAAACTCTTACTGATAAAGAGTATCAGCGCTTGCGGGATATTGCGATTAAAATAATCCGCGAAATTGGTGTAGAAACTGGGGGTTCTAATATTCAATTTGCTGTCAATCCGATGACTGGGGAAGTTGTTGTAATTGAAATGAACCCCCGTGTTTCGCGCAGTTCGGCTTTAGCGAGTAAAGCAACCGGTTTTCCCATAGCTAAAATTGCGGCGAAATTGGCTGTTGGTTATAGTTTGAACGAAATCAAGAACGATATTACCAAAGAAACCCCTGCATCCTTTGAACCAACCATCGATTATGTGGTTACTAAAGTTCCCCGATTTGCTTTTGAAAAATTTCCCGGCTCTTCCTCAGTGCTGACGACTCAAATGAAGTCCGTAGGGGAAGCAATGGCAATTGGTCGTACATTTAACGAGTCTTTTCAAAAAGCTTTGCGCTCCCTTGAAACTGGACGTGCTGGTTGGGGATGCGATCGCCATGAAAAATTGCCATCCGGGGAACAAATCCGCGCTCAATTACGAACTCCAAATCCAGAGCGGATTTTCGCCGTGCGTCACGCAATGCAACTCAAAATTAGCATTGAGGAAATCTACGAACTGACTGGAATTGACCCCTGGTTTTTAGATAAGATGCAACAATTGCTGGATGTAGAAAAATTTATCAAGCGAAATTCTTTACAGCAGTTGACAAAAGAGCAGTTGCATGAAATTAAACAATATGGTTTTAGCGATAAGCAAATTGCTTTTGCAACTAAAACTACCGAAGATGAAGTTCGAGAAAAGCGTAAGCAATTAGGGATTATCCCAGTTTATAAAACTGTAGATACATGTGCGGCAGAGTTTGAAGCTTTTACTCCCTACCATTATTCTAGTTACGAAGAAGAAAGCGAGGTAATAGCAAGCGACAAACCCAAGGTGATGATTTTGGGTGGCGGACCTAATCGTATCGGACAGGGGATTGAATTTGATTATTGCTGTTGTCACGCTGCTTATGCTCTCAAAGATGCGGGTTATGAGACAATAATGGTTAACTCCAATCCTGAAACTGTTTCTACGGATTACGACACCAGCGATCGCCTGTATTTTGAACCTTTAACCAAGGAAGATGTCCTTAATATCATTGAAGCTGAGAATCCGGTAGGAATAATCGTTCAATTTGGAGGACAAACTCCTTTAAAGTTAGCTTTGCCTTTGCAGGAATATTTACAGGCATCTAATTCTCCACAAACTCAAATCTGGGGAACTTCTCCCGATTCCATAGATACCGCTGAAGACAGAGAAAGATTTGAAAAAATTCTTCAAGAATTGGATATAACTCAACCACCCAACGGTATTGCTAGAACCTATGAAGATGCTTTGATTGTTGCCAAACGTATAGGTTATCCGGTTGTGGTACGTCCTAGCTACGTATTGGGTGGAAGAGCGATGGAAATAGTTTACTCGGATGCAGAATTAGAACGTTACATGACTTTTGCCGTACAGGTAGAACCAGAGCATCCGATATTAATAGATAAGTTTTTGGAAAATGCAACAGAAGTGGATGTGGATGCAATTGCCGACAGCACGGGTAAAGTCGTCATTGGTGGCATTATGGAACATATTGAACAAGCAGGAATTCACTCTGGAGATTCAGCTTGTGCGCTGCCTGCAATTTCTTTACCCCAAGCAATTCTCGAACAAATTAGAACTTCTACTATTAAGCTCGCACAAGCTTTAAAAGTTGTCGGATTAATGAACGTTCAGTTTGCAATTGCAGGTGTTCAAAGCTATTCTCCTCAAGTTTATATTTTAGAAGCTAACCCTCGCGCTTCTCGTACCGTACCTTTCGTTTCCAAAGCAACCGGCGTACCTATCGCCAAATTAGCATCTTTGATTATGTCAGGTAAAACTCTAGAAGAACTAGGATTTACCAAAGAAGTAATACCATCACATATTGCTGTTAAAGAAGCGGTTTTACCATTCAATAAATTTCCTGGTACGGATACCATCTTAGGACCCGAAATGCGTTCAACCGGCGAAGTAATGGGCATAGACAGTGATTTTGGCAAAGCCTATGCCAAAGCTGAAATGGCAGCAGGAGAGCATTTACCTTTGAGCGGTACGGTATTTGTATCGATGAACGATCGTGACAAAGCTGCTGCGATTGCGGTAGTCAAAGAATTTATCCAATTAGGATTTTCCGTAATGGCAACAAGCGGAACTCGGCGAGTACTTCAAGAAAATGGATTAAATATAGATCCAATTCTAAAACTTCATGAAGGTCGTCCCCATGTTGTCGATGCGATCAAAAATCGTCAAATTCAACTAATTATTAACACACCTTCCGGTCAAGAAGCTCAAAGTGATGGTAGATTAATCCGACGTATGGCACTATCCTACAAAATACCAATTTTAACAACTATTGCAGGGGCAAAAGCAACTCTTGCTGCCATCCGCTCGCTACAAAATACCAACCTCGATGTTAAGTTGATTCAGGATTACTGCTTGGTGCGATAA
- a CDS encoding Dps family protein, with amino-acid sequence MADTQTLLQNFGQVYDNPVLLDKSVTEPVCEGFNVVLASFQALYIQYQKHHFVVEGSEFYSLHDFFNDCYGEVQEHIHEIGERLNGLGGVPVASFSKLAELCCFEQESDGIYSCRQMIENDLKAEQAMIGVIRRQATQAESLGDRATRHLYEQILLKTEERAYHLSHFLAKDSLTLGFVQSARN; translated from the coding sequence ATGGCTGACACACAAACTTTATTACAAAATTTTGGTCAAGTTTATGACAATCCAGTCTTACTTGATAAGAGCGTTACCGAGCCAGTTTGTGAAGGGTTTAACGTTGTATTAGCTAGCTTTCAAGCACTCTATATACAGTACCAAAAGCATCATTTTGTTGTAGAAGGTTCAGAATTTTATTCGCTGCACGACTTTTTTAATGATTGCTATGGAGAAGTACAGGAACATATCCATGAAATTGGAGAGCGCTTGAATGGACTTGGTGGCGTACCTGTTGCTTCCTTCAGTAAATTGGCAGAACTATGCTGCTTTGAACAAGAATCCGACGGTATCTATTCTTGTCGTCAAATGATAGAAAACGACTTGAAAGCCGAGCAAGCAATGATTGGGGTCATTCGTCGTCAAGCTACTCAGGCTGAGAGCTTAGGCGATAGAGCAACACGACACTTGTACGAGCAAATTCTTCTCAAGACTGAGGAACGTGCCTATCATTTATCTCATTTTCTAGCTAAAGATAGCTTAACTTTAGGATTTGTTCAGTCTGCTCGTAATTAA
- a CDS encoding Asr1405/Asl0597 family protein — protein sequence MKSFDSRSQTKHVVEVNWADRWQVYQRLQELNIPSWCTSNQPLTVEIANTEAAIQLWSVMRQLNASRQDLICTLKKCLNYRPGHT from the coding sequence TTGAAATCGTTTGATTCGCGATCGCAGACAAAACACGTTGTTGAGGTGAATTGGGCAGACCGTTGGCAAGTCTATCAACGGTTGCAGGAACTAAATATTCCTTCTTGGTGTACTAGTAATCAACCTTTAACAGTTGAAATTGCGAATACCGAAGCTGCAATCCAACTTTGGAGCGTGATGCGACAGCTTAATGCTTCCCGTCAAGACCTAATTTGTACTCTCAAGAAGTGCTTAAATTATCGTCCTGGGCATACGTAA
- a CDS encoding (2Fe-2S) ferredoxin domain-containing protein, producing MGKSHRTETSEFCLQGRFLDFVIKDGYKLRGLLLETAEGERYIKLAKHLRHSFDLRLPPGSWLQVVGEKKYDTKTGEVKLKAERVMAARQEAEIRQEALAIPSEKKKEKSAKPPKANTILVCQKSSCMKRGGKKLCQALAASISERGLEDQVTIKGTGCMKKCKAGPNLIMPDKTRYTKIQAEQVSTLMDKHFGPKEQVEITIPEVVDVNRK from the coding sequence ATGGGAAAATCTCATCGTACAGAAACATCGGAATTTTGTCTGCAAGGGCGATTTTTAGATTTTGTAATCAAAGATGGTTATAAACTCAGAGGCTTACTGCTAGAAACTGCTGAAGGCGAACGCTATATAAAATTAGCGAAGCATTTGAGGCATTCTTTCGATTTACGTTTACCACCCGGAAGCTGGTTGCAGGTTGTAGGTGAAAAGAAGTACGACACCAAAACTGGTGAGGTTAAATTAAAAGCCGAGCGAGTTATGGCTGCTCGGCAAGAAGCAGAAATTAGACAAGAGGCACTTGCAATACCTTCTGAGAAAAAGAAAGAAAAATCCGCGAAACCTCCCAAAGCCAATACTATATTAGTGTGCCAAAAATCTAGCTGTATGAAGCGTGGTGGTAAAAAGCTGTGTCAGGCTTTAGCTGCTTCTATCAGCGAACGTGGTTTAGAAGACCAAGTTACGATTAAAGGTACCGGCTGCATGAAGAAATGTAAAGCTGGCCCTAACTTGATAATGCCAGATAAAACTCGCTACACCAAAATTCAGGCAGAACAAGTATCCACTTTGATGGATAAGCATTTTGGTCCTAAAGAACAAGTAGAAATTACGATACCAGAAGTTGTAGATGTAAACAGAAAGTAA
- the uvrB gene encoding excinuclease ABC subunit UvrB — protein MKNFLVKAPFEPTGDQPKAIKQLVESIEAETRYQTLLGATGTGKTHTIARVIEQIGKPTLVLAHNKTLAAQLCNELRDFFPNNAVEYFISYYDYYQPEAYIPVTDTYIEKTAQINDEIDMLRHSATRSLFERKDVIVVASISCIYGLGMPTEYLNAAIPFQVGMEVDQREILRALVAVQYSRNDIEMGRGKFRVRGDVLEIGPAYEDRIIRIEFFGDEIDAIRYIDPVTGEILQSLPAVNLYPARHFVTPKDRLEVACTDIEAELKARRAQLEEASKLLEAQRIDQRCRYDLEMLREVGYCNGVENYSRHLAGRKAGEPPECLIDYFPKDWMLVIDESHVTVPQIRGMYNGDQARKKVLIEHGFRLPSAADNRPLKAEEFWQKVNQCIFVSATPGNWELEISEDNIAEQIIRPTGVIDPEVIVRPTDGQIDDLLGEIKDRVDLNERVLITTLTKRMAEDLTEYLEDNGIRVRYLHSEINSIQRIEIIQDLRDGIFDVLVGVNLLREGLDLPEVSLVAILDADKEGFLRAERSLIQTIGRAARHIRGQAILYADKMTDSMIKAIDETERRRGIQTAYNKMHNITPQPIVKKKSSNAILSFLEVSRRLNAQDLQVVDEHVDEIPLEDIPQLVNNLEAQMKDAAKNLQFEEAAKFRDRIKQLRDKLVGRS, from the coding sequence ATGAAAAATTTTCTGGTAAAAGCCCCTTTTGAACCCACAGGTGACCAGCCCAAAGCTATCAAGCAGCTTGTGGAAAGTATTGAAGCAGAAACTCGCTATCAAACGCTTTTAGGTGCAACTGGTACGGGAAAAACTCACACTATTGCCAGGGTAATAGAACAAATAGGTAAACCTACCCTTGTTTTGGCTCATAATAAAACTCTTGCAGCACAGCTTTGTAATGAATTGCGCGATTTTTTCCCTAATAATGCTGTGGAATATTTTATTAGCTATTACGATTATTACCAGCCTGAAGCTTATATTCCCGTTACCGATACTTATATTGAAAAAACCGCTCAAATTAATGACGAGATTGACATGTTGCGACATTCTGCGACAAGGTCTTTATTTGAGCGTAAGGATGTAATTGTTGTTGCGTCGATTAGCTGTATTTATGGTTTAGGAATGCCCACAGAATACTTAAATGCGGCAATTCCGTTTCAAGTCGGCATGGAAGTAGACCAAAGGGAAATACTGAGAGCTTTAGTAGCAGTTCAGTATAGTCGAAACGACATCGAAATGGGTCGTGGAAAGTTTCGGGTTCGCGGTGATGTTTTAGAAATTGGTCCTGCATACGAAGATAGAATTATTCGTATTGAATTTTTCGGCGATGAAATAGATGCGATTCGTTATATCGATCCGGTTACGGGTGAAATATTACAAAGTTTACCGGCAGTAAATTTATACCCCGCACGTCACTTTGTCACACCAAAAGACAGATTAGAAGTTGCTTGCACGGATATTGAGGCAGAATTAAAAGCCCGTAGAGCACAATTAGAAGAAGCGAGTAAATTATTAGAAGCCCAACGTATAGATCAACGCTGTCGTTACGATTTAGAAATGTTGCGGGAAGTTGGTTACTGTAACGGCGTAGAAAATTATTCGCGTCACTTAGCAGGAAGAAAAGCTGGGGAGCCTCCGGAATGTTTGATTGATTATTTTCCTAAAGATTGGATGTTGGTAATTGATGAATCTCACGTTACCGTCCCGCAAATTCGCGGCATGTATAATGGCGACCAAGCAAGAAAAAAAGTTTTAATTGAGCATGGCTTTCGTCTTCCCAGTGCTGCTGATAATCGTCCTTTAAAAGCAGAAGAATTTTGGCAAAAAGTAAATCAGTGTATTTTCGTTTCCGCAACTCCTGGTAATTGGGAGTTGGAAATTTCTGAGGATAATATTGCGGAGCAAATTATTCGACCTACTGGAGTAATTGACCCAGAAGTTATTGTACGACCTACTGACGGTCAAATTGATGATTTATTAGGAGAAATAAAAGACCGAGTTGACCTCAACGAACGGGTTTTAATTACTACGTTAACTAAGCGAATGGCTGAAGATTTAACGGAGTATTTGGAAGATAACGGAATCCGCGTCAGGTATTTACATTCTGAAATCAATTCGATTCAAAGAATTGAAATTATTCAAGATTTACGCGATGGCATATTTGATGTACTAGTTGGTGTAAACTTGTTGCGGGAAGGTTTAGATTTACCCGAAGTTTCTTTAGTGGCAATTTTAGATGCTGATAAAGAAGGTTTCTTACGTGCGGAACGTTCATTAATTCAAACTATTGGTAGAGCAGCACGTCATATTAGAGGACAAGCTATTTTGTATGCCGACAAAATGACCGATAGCATGATAAAAGCTATCGATGAAACCGAGCGTCGTCGCGGTATTCAAACTGCATACAATAAAATGCATAACATAACTCCACAACCAATTGTAAAGAAGAAATCTAGCAATGCAATTTTATCTTTCTTAGAAGTATCGCGACGATTAAACGCACAAGATTTACAAGTTGTAGACGAGCATGTTGATGAAATACCTTTAGAAGATATTCCACAATTAGTTAATAATTTAGAAGCACAAATGAAAGATGCTGCGAAGAATCTACAATTTGAAGAAGCAGCTAAGTTTAGAGATAGAATTAAACAATTAAGAGATAAATTAGTGGGAAGAAGTTAA